The following proteins are encoded in a genomic region of Synechococcus sp. CBW1002:
- a CDS encoding NarK family nitrate/nitrite MFS transporter — protein sequence MLAELWSLQGRYKTLHLTWFAFFLTFVVWFNLAPLATTVKAEFGLSVPQIRTLAICNVALTVPARILIGMLLDKFGPRITYSTLLVFSAIPCLMFAAAQDFNQLVVARLLLSIVGAGFVIGIRMVAEWFPPKEIGVAEGIYGGWGNFGSAFSALTLVIVAGWLSFSGGFEVDGAVLNWRGAIALTGIISAVYGLIYYFNVTDTPPGKTYQKPLKTAGLEVTSIKDFWGLIGMNVPFAAILAVLAWRLQKVKFLDAGGYTIALLLVLVFFIFQTWGIIRTNKALILGQRTYDKDDRYQFKQVAILELTYIVNFGSELAVVSMLPTFFETTFDLPKATAGILASAFAFVNLIARPGGGLLSDKLGSRKSTMGFLTIGLGIGYLVMSMIKPGTFTGNAGIALALVLTMACSFFVQAGEGSTFAMVPLVKRRVTGQIAGMVGAYGNVGAVAYLTIYSLLPVWMGGASAEPSPEVIAASNSAFFQILGVAGLIVGFMCYFFLNEPKGSFADQHEGEAVAAASPVG from the coding sequence ATGCTTGCCGAACTCTGGTCACTCCAGGGCAGATATAAGACACTGCATCTCACCTGGTTTGCCTTTTTCCTTACTTTCGTTGTCTGGTTCAACCTTGCACCCCTGGCCACCACGGTCAAGGCCGAATTTGGGCTCAGCGTTCCTCAGATCCGCACCCTGGCGATTTGCAACGTTGCCCTGACAGTGCCCGCCCGCATTCTGATTGGAATGCTGCTCGACAAGTTTGGACCCCGAATTACCTACTCCACGTTGTTGGTGTTTTCGGCGATCCCCTGTCTGATGTTTGCGGCCGCTCAGGATTTCAACCAGCTGGTTGTGGCCCGCTTGTTGCTTTCCATCGTGGGCGCCGGGTTTGTGATCGGCATCCGAATGGTGGCTGAATGGTTTCCCCCCAAGGAGATTGGCGTTGCCGAAGGGATTTATGGCGGCTGGGGAAATTTCGGCTCGGCTTTCTCTGCCTTGACCCTGGTGATCGTGGCCGGCTGGCTGTCATTCTCCGGTGGTTTTGAAGTGGATGGTGCTGTTCTGAACTGGCGAGGTGCAATTGCCTTGACGGGCATCATTTCGGCCGTCTATGGATTGATTTATTATTTTAATGTAACCGATACGCCCCCCGGAAAAACCTATCAAAAGCCCCTTAAGACTGCTGGTCTCGAGGTGACATCGATCAAGGATTTCTGGGGTCTGATCGGCATGAATGTGCCCTTCGCGGCGATCCTGGCGGTGCTGGCCTGGCGCCTCCAGAAAGTGAAGTTCCTTGATGCGGGTGGATATACGATTGCCCTGCTCCTGGTGCTGGTTTTCTTTATCTTCCAGACCTGGGGCATTATCCGCACCAACAAGGCCCTGATCCTGGGTCAACGCACCTACGACAAGGACGATCGCTATCAGTTCAAGCAGGTGGCGATCCTGGAGCTCACCTATATCGTCAATTTCGGGTCCGAGCTGGCGGTGGTGTCGATGCTTCCCACCTTCTTTGAAACCACCTTTGACCTTCCCAAGGCAACGGCGGGCATCCTGGCCTCCGCTTTTGCCTTCGTGAACCTGATCGCCCGTCCTGGCGGCGGCCTGCTGTCCGACAAGCTCGGTTCACGCAAGTCGACCATGGGATTTCTCACCATCGGCCTGGGTATCGGCTATCTGGTAATGAGCATGATCAAGCCCGGCACTTTCACCGGCAATGCTGGCATTGCCCTGGCCCTGGTGCTCACGATGGCCTGCTCGTTCTTTGTGCAGGCTGGCGAAGGCTCCACCTTTGCCATGGTGCCGCTGGTCAAGCGCCGGGTCACCGGCCAGATCGCTGGCATGGTCGGGGCTTACGGCAATGTGGGGGCCGTGGCTTACCTCACGATCTACAGCCTGCTGCCCGTCTGGATGGGTGGCGCTTCGGCGGAGCCTTCGCCTGAAGTGATTGCTGCCTCCAACAGTGCCTTCTTCCAGATCCTGGGAGTGGCTGGCTTGATCGTGGGCTTCATGTGTTACTTCTTCCTCAATGAGCCCAAGGGCTCCTTCGCTGATCAGCATGAGGGTGAAGCCGTTGCTGCCGCCTCCCCCGTGGGCTGA
- a CDS encoding integrase core domain-containing protein has protein sequence MFANLRDGTLVVDVWSRKVVAWDMAEVESAEIAADLVQRACLKERYRRPRGCGANQSTPLPLILHADNGNAMRAATLEARLEELGVLRSFSRPRVSNDNPFSEALFRTFKYRPDYPSRPFTSKEEACEWVSAFVDWYNHQHRHSGIKFVTPHQRHSGAAKVICQQRANVYEKARQAHPRRWSRSTRCWRQPEEVWINKPPEEPDPILALPLTEAV, from the coding sequence TTGTTCGCAAATCTCCGGGACGGCACACTAGTGGTCGACGTCTGGAGCCGCAAGGTGGTGGCCTGGGATATGGCTGAGGTGGAATCGGCTGAGATCGCGGCGGATCTGGTGCAGCGAGCCTGTCTCAAGGAGCGTTACCGCCGCCCAAGGGGATGTGGCGCCAACCAGTCCACCCCCCTGCCGCTGATCCTCCATGCCGACAACGGCAATGCCATGCGCGCCGCCACACTCGAGGCGCGGCTGGAGGAGTTGGGTGTCCTGCGGTCGTTCTCTCGGCCCAGGGTTTCGAATGACAATCCCTTCTCGGAAGCCTTGTTCCGCACGTTCAAGTACCGGCCCGACTACCCCAGTCGGCCGTTTACCAGCAAAGAAGAGGCGTGTGAGTGGGTGTCGGCGTTTGTCGACTGGTACAACCATCAACACCGCCACAGCGGCATCAAATTCGTGACGCCTCACCAGCGTCACAGCGGTGCCGCGAAGGTAATTTGCCAGCAGCGAGCCAATGTCTACGAGAAGGCCCGTCAGGCCCATCCAAGACGCTGGAGCCGAAGCACCCGCTGCTGGCGTCAACCCGAAGAAGTGTGGATCAACAAGCCACCAGAGGAACCCGATCCGATCCTCGCGCTACCCTTAACCGAGGCCGTCTAA
- a CDS encoding MBL fold metallo-hydrolase translates to MARASERLAANAGGPFYVDASCIDCGTCWQFDPAHFAPTGSTSHVWAQPQGDAETRAALLALQACPVAAIGTSRNLLALTPADGFPSLVVSLPQGEVHYCGWASRQSFGASSWLITRRRPDGSSDNVLIDSPRWSAALARRIEALGGVSRILLSHRDDVADHQAWAKRFGAERWIHSADAEAAPQAEHHWEGSEPIRLDADLLVLPVPGHTAGSVAVLFAEQVLFSGDHLWWGVHPPGVVASQRYCWWNWPEQLRSVERLLDLDVRWLLPGHGRWHTFAPGEWRRDLEATLARGRQGLGGEP, encoded by the coding sequence ATGGCCCGTGCGAGCGAGCGCCTGGCCGCCAATGCCGGCGGCCCCTTCTACGTGGATGCCAGCTGCATCGACTGCGGCACCTGCTGGCAGTTCGATCCGGCCCACTTCGCCCCCACCGGCAGCACGTCGCACGTGTGGGCCCAGCCCCAGGGCGATGCCGAGACCCGCGCCGCCCTGCTGGCGCTGCAGGCCTGCCCGGTGGCCGCGATCGGCACCAGCCGGAACCTGCTGGCGCTCACACCAGCCGATGGCTTCCCATCGCTGGTGGTGAGCCTGCCGCAGGGGGAGGTGCACTACTGCGGCTGGGCCTCGCGCCAGAGCTTCGGGGCGAGCAGCTGGCTGATCACCCGGCGACGCCCCGATGGCAGCTCAGACAACGTGCTGATCGATTCACCGCGCTGGAGCGCAGCGCTGGCCCGCCGGATCGAGGCCCTGGGCGGCGTCAGCCGCATCCTGCTCAGCCACCGCGACGATGTGGCCGATCACCAGGCCTGGGCGAAGCGGTTCGGCGCTGAACGCTGGATCCACAGCGCTGATGCGGAGGCCGCGCCGCAGGCTGAGCACCACTGGGAAGGCTCGGAACCGATCCGGCTCGATGCCGACCTGCTGGTGCTGCCGGTACCGGGGCACACCGCCGGCTCGGTGGCCGTGCTGTTCGCCGAGCAGGTGCTGTTCAGCGGCGACCACCTCTGGTGGGGCGTGCATCCGCCGGGGGTGGTGGCGTCCCAGCGCTATTGCTGGTGGAACTGGCCGGAGCAGCTGCGTTCGGTGGAGCGGTTGCTGGATCTGGACGTGCGCTGGCTTCTCCCCGGCCACGGCCGTTGGCACACCTTCGCGCCGGGCGAATGGCGCCGGGACCTGGAGGCAACGCTGGCGCGAGGGCGGCAGGGACTGGGCGGGGAACCCTGA
- a CDS encoding GTP 3',8-cyclase MoaA yields MDPAASAPPVPLLDRLHRTPGVLRLSLTARCNLACPYCCPDDRDPPELLTLAERRQLVETAAGLGFSSLRLTGGEPLLYAPLEELISSLQPLKGGAASGQGNRGQGSQLREIALTSNGALLTAERARALRQAGLDRITLSLDGTDGASVARMAGLASTAPPAEAEAARGERLLQRVLEAIEHARAAGFDPARGELKLNAVIARGRNDDQLIPLAALARQRGVELRLIEFMDVGNRNGWDPQQVLSAAEMVRHIGAHWPLQPVGRPAQGTASRWRYLDNPGSSAGAAPLHVAVVASISAPFCGDCNRLRVTSDGVAYTCLFASGGSDLKPWLRPATGASADAAGLRAAIGALWQQRQDRYSEDRREAVGTTAGRATPAEMAYLGG; encoded by the coding sequence GTGGACCCTGCCGCCTCAGCCCCCCCAGTCCCTCTGCTCGATCGCCTCCACCGCACGCCGGGGGTGCTGCGGCTGTCGCTCACGGCCCGCTGCAACCTGGCCTGTCCCTACTGCTGCCCGGACGATCGGGATCCGCCCGAGCTGCTGACCCTGGCAGAACGGCGGCAGCTGGTCGAGACCGCCGCCGGGCTGGGCTTCTCCTCGCTGCGGCTCACGGGCGGGGAGCCACTGCTCTATGCACCGCTCGAGGAGCTGATCAGCAGCCTGCAGCCGCTGAAAGGTGGTGCCGCCAGCGGACAAGGCAACCGCGGCCAGGGCAGCCAGCTGCGCGAGATCGCCCTGACCAGCAACGGGGCGCTGCTCACGGCGGAACGGGCCAGGGCGCTGCGGCAGGCCGGGCTGGATCGGATCACGCTCAGCCTTGATGGCACCGATGGCGCCAGCGTGGCCCGGATGGCCGGTCTGGCCAGCACCGCCCCGCCTGCAGAGGCCGAGGCGGCACGGGGGGAGCGGCTGCTGCAGCGGGTGCTGGAGGCGATCGAGCACGCCCGCGCCGCCGGCTTCGATCCGGCCCGGGGGGAGCTGAAGCTCAACGCGGTGATCGCCCGCGGCCGCAACGACGACCAGCTGATCCCGCTGGCGGCCCTGGCGCGTCAGCGGGGGGTGGAGTTGCGCCTGATCGAGTTCATGGATGTGGGCAACCGCAACGGCTGGGACCCACAGCAGGTGCTCAGCGCCGCCGAGATGGTGCGGCACATCGGAGCCCACTGGCCGCTGCAACCGGTGGGGCGTCCCGCCCAGGGCACCGCCAGCCGCTGGCGCTACCTCGACAACCCGGGGTCTTCAGCCGGCGCCGCGCCGCTGCATGTGGCGGTGGTGGCCTCGATCAGCGCCCCCTTCTGCGGCGATTGCAATCGCCTGCGGGTCACCTCCGACGGCGTGGCCTACACCTGCCTGTTCGCCAGCGGCGGCAGCGACCTCAAACCCTGGCTCCGGCCGGCCACAGGAGCATCAGCGGATGCGGCGGGACTGCGGGCTGCGATCGGGGCACTCTGGCAACAGCGGCAGGACCGCTACAGCGAAGACCGTAGGGAGGCCGTTGGCACGACCGCGGGCCGAGCCACTCCGGCAGAGATGGCCTACCTCGGCGGCTGA
- a CDS encoding adenylate/guanylate cyclase domain-containing protein has product MTATFPWVRARLSRRIAFWIFLNFLVVEAIVLVPSVLRQAERLGLQLREITSAKIQWLVAMQAPGSPEALLQEVKRLQGPTMVADLKGAALYRASTGELLGGFGSKPSLRSAAASDASLQGRWFPGENAYDGLWRPQVLRGNDLVLIVRHNDAALRQGLLVYVRNIVLIVLGIASVLTLITMVVMQRLVIGRVLLLHDHLLRSGTAFEEGMPADPDSFLIPVAASRRADELTDVIEAFNRSFQRTSGEMERRIAAEASAQAERDRSESLLLNILPAPIAEQMKRGSHTIAETHADVTVLFADIVGFTALSSRIDGDALVVLLNRVFSSFDDLSERHGLEKIKTIGDSYMVVGGLPTALDHHAEAVAEMALAMQAAIAQVEAPVAGSLALRIGIHSGPVVAGVIGRRKFIYDLWGETVNVASRMESNGEPGRIQISQATCRKLAGSYATERRGQVPIKGVGEMTTYWLQGRLAS; this is encoded by the coding sequence ATGACCGCCACCTTCCCGTGGGTCCGGGCGCGCCTGTCGCGCCGCATCGCCTTCTGGATCTTCCTCAATTTCCTGGTGGTGGAGGCGATCGTGCTGGTGCCGTCGGTGCTGCGCCAGGCCGAGCGGCTGGGCCTGCAGCTGCGGGAGATCACCAGCGCCAAGATCCAGTGGCTGGTCGCCATGCAGGCGCCAGGAAGTCCTGAGGCGCTCCTGCAGGAGGTGAAACGGCTGCAGGGGCCAACCATGGTGGCCGATCTGAAAGGTGCGGCGCTCTACCGCGCCTCCACCGGGGAGCTCCTGGGGGGCTTCGGTTCCAAACCCAGCCTCCGCTCGGCTGCGGCTTCCGATGCTTCGCTGCAGGGGCGCTGGTTTCCCGGCGAGAACGCCTACGACGGCCTCTGGAGACCCCAGGTTCTGCGGGGCAACGACCTGGTGCTGATCGTGCGGCACAACGATGCCGCCCTGCGCCAGGGCCTGCTGGTCTACGTGCGCAACATCGTGCTGATCGTGCTGGGCATCGCCAGCGTTCTCACCCTGATCACGATGGTGGTGATGCAGCGCCTCGTGATCGGCCGGGTGCTGCTGCTGCATGATCACCTGCTCCGATCCGGCACCGCCTTTGAGGAGGGGATGCCAGCCGATCCAGACAGCTTCCTGATCCCGGTCGCCGCCTCACGTCGCGCCGATGAACTCACCGACGTGATCGAGGCTTTCAACCGTTCCTTCCAGCGCACCAGTGGAGAGATGGAGCGGCGGATCGCAGCGGAGGCCTCCGCCCAGGCCGAGCGGGACCGCTCCGAGTCGCTGTTGCTCAACATCCTGCCGGCGCCGATCGCTGAGCAGATGAAGCGTGGCAGCCACACGATCGCCGAAACCCACGCCGATGTGACGGTGCTGTTCGCCGACATCGTGGGGTTCACCGCTCTTTCCTCCCGGATTGATGGCGACGCCCTGGTGGTGCTGCTCAACCGCGTCTTCTCGAGCTTCGACGACCTGAGCGAGCGCCACGGGCTCGAGAAGATCAAGACGATCGGCGACAGCTACATGGTGGTGGGTGGCCTGCCGACCGCACTCGACCACCACGCCGAGGCCGTGGCGGAGATGGCCCTGGCGATGCAGGCGGCGATCGCCCAGGTCGAGGCTCCGGTGGCAGGGTCGCTCGCTCTCCGCATCGGGATCCACAGCGGGCCCGTGGTGGCCGGCGTGATCGGGCGCCGCAAGTTCATCTACGACCTCTGGGGCGAGACCGTGAACGTGGCCAGCCGCATGGAATCGAACGGGGAGCCGGGCCGGATCCAGATCAGTCAAGCCACCTGCCGCAAGCTGGCCGGCTCCTATGCCACCGAACGTCGCGGCCAGGTGCCGATCAAGGGCGTGGGGGAGATGACCACGTACTGGCTGCAGGGCCGACTTGCGTCGTAG
- a CDS encoding molybdenum cofactor guanylyltransferase, which produces MLRSCLLSGGDSRRMGRDKALLPHPAGGTWLERGLRRLAALEQPITLCSRHSSHLALAAGLAQPLGVPLDCFEEPPPWRGPLRALARLMHRHPDDAILLLMPVDMPWLETQSLRQLLEAADQHPHQFCLAHDGQRLQPLLGVYPNTPTVRRDLEDWLALGHRRLQSWLDRQPVLPVRLEPSQLRNCNHPHDWPHDGPAARPDKAAGP; this is translated from the coding sequence TTGCTGCGCAGCTGCCTGCTGAGCGGTGGTGACAGCCGCCGCATGGGACGCGACAAGGCCCTGTTGCCCCATCCGGCCGGCGGCACCTGGCTGGAGCGGGGGCTGCGGCGGCTGGCCGCCCTGGAGCAGCCGATCACCCTCTGCAGCCGCCATTCGTCCCACCTGGCCCTGGCCGCAGGGTTGGCGCAGCCCCTGGGCGTGCCCTTGGATTGCTTCGAGGAACCACCCCCCTGGCGAGGGCCGCTGCGGGCCCTGGCGCGGCTGATGCACCGGCACCCGGACGACGCAATCCTGCTGCTGATGCCGGTGGACATGCCCTGGCTGGAGACCCAGAGCCTGCGGCAGCTGCTCGAGGCCGCAGACCAACACCCCCACCAGTTCTGCCTCGCCCACGACGGCCAGCGCCTGCAGCCCCTGCTGGGGGTCTACCCGAACACGCCAACCGTGCGCCGCGATCTGGAGGATTGGCTGGCACTGGGCCATCGCCGTCTGCAGAGCTGGCTGGATCGCCAGCCGGTGCTGCCGGTGAGGCTGGAGCCCTCCCAGCTGAGGAACTGCAACCATCCGCACGACTGGCCACACGACGGGCCAGCCGCACGACCGGACAAGGCAGCCGGGCCGTGA
- a CDS encoding integron integrase — translation MDRYREELQVRHYARRTISTYSQWVKRFLHFHGMRHPREMGEQEINAFLSHLATVGQVSSSTQNQALSALLFLYRHVLGGDVGNLEGVVRARQPKRLPVVFTVAETKAVLQQLEGTEQLVAQMLYGGGLRLMEALRLRVQDVDFEARHVTVRSGKGDKDRITVLPTSLAEPLQAHLKAVRQIHCADLEAGWGRVLLPMALGRKYPNAALECWWQWVFPQAHRWRDAKTRVEGRHHIDPSVIQKAVKRAILRAGISKAASCHTFRHSFATHLLERGQDIRTIQELLGHSDVKTTMIYTHVLNRGPCGVMSPVDLL, via the coding sequence ATGGATCGTTACCGGGAGGAGCTACAGGTGCGGCACTACGCGCGCCGCACGATCAGCACCTATTCCCAATGGGTGAAACGATTTCTGCACTTTCACGGGATGCGCCATCCGCGTGAGATGGGCGAGCAGGAGATCAATGCGTTCCTTTCGCATCTGGCCACGGTGGGCCAGGTGAGTTCCTCCACGCAGAACCAGGCACTGTCGGCCTTGCTGTTCCTCTACAGGCATGTGCTGGGCGGTGATGTGGGCAACCTGGAGGGAGTGGTCCGTGCCAGGCAGCCCAAGCGGCTACCGGTGGTGTTCACGGTGGCGGAGACGAAGGCTGTGCTGCAACAACTCGAGGGCACCGAACAACTCGTGGCGCAGATGCTGTATGGCGGCGGCCTGAGGCTCATGGAAGCCCTGCGGCTCCGGGTCCAGGACGTGGACTTCGAGGCCAGGCACGTGACCGTTCGCAGCGGCAAAGGGGACAAGGACCGGATCACCGTGCTTCCAACCAGCCTCGCGGAGCCATTGCAGGCGCATCTAAAGGCGGTGCGACAGATTCACTGTGCAGACCTGGAAGCAGGTTGGGGGAGAGTCTTGCTGCCAATGGCACTGGGAAGGAAATACCCGAATGCTGCTTTGGAATGTTGGTGGCAATGGGTCTTTCCACAGGCCCACCGCTGGCGTGACGCAAAGACGAGAGTGGAAGGCCGGCACCACATCGACCCATCCGTGATCCAGAAGGCCGTGAAGCGGGCGATCCTGCGTGCCGGCATCAGCAAGGCGGCCAGCTGCCACACCTTTCGCCACTCGTTTGCGACTCATCTACTGGAGCGCGGCCAGGATATCCGCACGATCCAGGAATTGCTTGGGCACAGCGACGTGAAGACCACGATGATCTATACACATGTACTGAATCGAGGCCCTTGCGGGGTAATGAGCCCCGTCGACCTTTTGTAG
- a CDS encoding IS630 family transposase, giving the protein MALGRPMPPLVLSEDEVQQLRALANSRSLPHSIVQRAQIVLACGAGETNTAIAKRMGLTGMTVGKWRKRYRELGLEGLHDELRPGRPRTYEDDTVAEVINRALQTKPTDGSTQWSARSLAAATGISKTTVHRWLQTFSVQPHRQKSFKLSTDPFFVEKVRDIVGLYLNPPDKAMVLCVDEKTQIQALDRTQPLLPMGLGYVEGVTHDYIRHGTTTLFAALDVATGEVITQCKPRHRHQEFLGFLRQIEKSVPEELDVHLIVDNYCTHKHAKVRAWLAQRPRFHVHYTPTYASWINQVERWFGIITQRAIRRGSFSSVKELISKIEQFVAAYNKTRAPFNWTATADSILEKLQRLCSQISGTAH; this is encoded by the coding sequence GTGGCGCTTGGTCGTCCGATGCCTCCGCTGGTCCTCAGCGAGGACGAGGTTCAGCAGTTGCGGGCCCTTGCAAATTCCCGGTCGTTGCCGCATTCGATCGTGCAGCGCGCTCAGATCGTGCTGGCCTGCGGTGCCGGCGAGACCAACACCGCCATCGCCAAACGGATGGGGCTGACGGGGATGACCGTTGGCAAGTGGCGCAAGCGGTACCGGGAGCTGGGCCTGGAGGGCCTGCATGACGAGCTGCGGCCGGGTAGGCCTCGCACCTACGAGGACGACACGGTGGCGGAGGTGATCAACCGGGCACTGCAGACCAAGCCCACCGATGGCAGCACCCAGTGGTCTGCGCGCTCCCTCGCGGCTGCCACCGGCATCTCCAAAACCACCGTTCACCGCTGGCTGCAGACTTTCTCGGTCCAGCCCCACCGGCAGAAGTCGTTCAAGCTCTCCACCGACCCGTTCTTTGTGGAGAAGGTCCGCGACATCGTCGGCCTGTACCTGAACCCTCCGGATAAGGCGATGGTGCTCTGCGTCGACGAGAAGACGCAGATCCAGGCACTGGACCGCACCCAGCCGCTGTTGCCCATGGGCCTGGGTTACGTGGAGGGCGTCACCCACGACTACATCCGCCACGGCACCACCACGCTGTTCGCTGCTCTGGATGTGGCAACAGGCGAGGTGATCACCCAATGCAAGCCCCGCCATAGGCATCAGGAGTTCCTGGGGTTCCTGCGCCAGATCGAGAAGTCGGTCCCCGAGGAGCTTGATGTCCACTTGATCGTCGACAACTACTGCACCCACAAGCACGCCAAGGTGAGGGCCTGGCTGGCGCAGCGGCCCCGCTTCCACGTGCACTACACACCGACCTACGCCTCCTGGATCAACCAGGTGGAGCGTTGGTTTGGGATCATCACCCAGCGGGCGATCCGACGCGGCAGCTTCTCCAGCGTCAAGGAGTTGATCTCCAAGATCGAGCAATTCGTGGCGGCCTACAACAAGACCAGAGCCCCGTTCAACTGGACCGCGACGGCGGACTCAATCCTGGAGAAGCTCCAGCGACTTTGTTCGCAAATCTCCGGGACGGCACACTAG
- a CDS encoding methyltransferase: MDPRADLTSHFLQLASGNWVTQMIHVAAELELADHLAAANPEGLTAEELAARCGADADALFRLLRGLASLGLFAETEPRCFVLTPLAELLRSDHPASQRQFVRMLGGEHYDAWADLLHSVRTGESAFRHHFGEPVFPWYGHNPERGAIFDGAMTDFSRVETQGLLAAYDFSSLTHLVDVGGGRGQLLQAVLSHHGHLRGTLFDQPSVVEPVAVPPALEGRFQVASGDFFHSVPAGADAYLLKHILHDWGDDACLTILGHIRAGLAPGGRVLILEQVIPPGNDPAPAKMLDLNMLVMTEGGRERIPGEYAKLLERAGLRLQAITATPSPISVVEAVLG, encoded by the coding sequence ATGGACCCCCGCGCGGATCTCACCAGTCACTTTCTCCAGCTCGCCAGCGGTAACTGGGTCACCCAGATGATCCACGTGGCTGCCGAACTGGAGCTCGCCGACCATCTGGCCGCCGCCAACCCCGAGGGCCTGACCGCCGAGGAGCTCGCCGCCCGCTGCGGCGCCGATGCCGATGCCCTGTTCCGGCTGCTGCGGGGCCTGGCCAGCCTGGGCCTGTTCGCCGAAACCGAGCCGCGCTGCTTCGTGCTCACCCCCCTGGCGGAACTGCTGCGCAGCGACCATCCCGCCTCCCAGCGCCAGTTCGTCCGCATGCTCGGCGGTGAGCACTACGACGCCTGGGCCGACCTGCTCCACAGCGTGCGCACGGGCGAGAGCGCCTTCCGCCACCATTTCGGCGAACCCGTCTTCCCCTGGTACGGCCACAACCCCGAGCGCGGCGCCATCTTCGACGGCGCCATGACCGACTTCTCCCGTGTGGAGACCCAGGGCCTGCTGGCGGCCTACGACTTCAGCTCCCTCACCCACCTGGTCGACGTGGGCGGCGGTCGGGGCCAGCTGCTGCAGGCGGTGCTGAGCCACCACGGCCACCTGCGCGGCACCCTGTTTGATCAGCCCTCCGTGGTGGAGCCGGTGGCGGTGCCGCCGGCGCTGGAGGGGCGCTTCCAGGTCGCCTCCGGCGACTTCTTCCACTCCGTGCCGGCCGGAGCTGACGCCTACCTGCTCAAGCACATCCTCCACGACTGGGGCGATGACGCCTGCCTCACGATCCTGGGCCACATCCGCGCCGGCCTTGCCCCCGGCGGCCGGGTGCTGATCCTCGAGCAGGTGATTCCGCCAGGCAACGATCCGGCCCCCGCCAAGATGCTCGACCTGAACATGCTCGTGATGACCGAAGGCGGCCGCGAGCGCATCCCCGGTGAGTACGCCAAGCTGCTGGAGCGGGCCGGACTGCGCCTTCAGGCGATCACCGCCACACCCTCGCCGATCAGCGTGGTGGAGGCGGTGCTGGGCTGA